The Toxorhynchites rutilus septentrionalis strain SRP chromosome 3, ASM2978413v1, whole genome shotgun sequence genome includes a region encoding these proteins:
- the LOC129773574 gene encoding uncharacterized protein LOC129773574 codes for MQRTPTKSGNGTAGETGAQSGSGNGADMDDYNTLANLRGLAKGKITRLKNMLERAEAEQTELTPPQVKVYIRKIDAAYKEFHNYHERIVAVVAHDRKEEQDCKYVEFETLYDNVSIFLETWLENFAAPDSCPAAGQSATHQPLIVQQSLPRAIPTFDGKYEQWEKFKIMFQDVVDKSNEPSRLKLYHLEKALIGDAAGLIDAKTIADGNYDRAWEILRERFEDKRRMIDRHIVGLLSITKIVKEDHCELRKLIDTCVGHVENLKFLGQEFSGVSHPYCLIVVHILSSALDKESKRAWESSMEHGSLPHYNNTISFLKNLISILERCQVSTISNENQFNRISPKRNEISNKQPNSRINAAMFSTNCEFCEGDHFAFKCPSFNALKIDERLKMVRDKRVCFNCLRRGHRGLDCPSYKSCSKCKRRHHSLLHREGVRPSFNIEKRDTPPENQKQHFTPSTLTNPYEGSSKQDITAAYSNTRGNTAQQVLLLTAQVFFLDKHGNPHICRALLDSGSQINFVSESLLNTLGVHVEETNILVTGDSNIKSKVQHKACIQVLSRFNNFRIELDCLVSRKVTGILPTYEIDVALWNIPSEMQLADPSFYQPGQIDLLIGMEWFDDLIKTGRVKLFENSPTLIDSQFGWLIGGRVDGDSVSGSIFHSHTAISSDEQLNQQIQRFWELENVASEQCVPTEAEECEANFQSTFRRNSEGRYVVQLPLKETCKQLGDSRQMAIRRFYMMESKLCKQPEIKQQYDEFIEEYVHLGHCKEINEKQDKDGIQKWYLPHHAVLRPSSSSTKCRVVFDASAKVGGRSLNDEMMIGPTIQPDLLTIILRFRKHRYVLSADIAKMYRQVLVDSCHTPLQRILWRKNPMDQVKVLELQTVTYGMAAAPFLAIRALNQLSKDEEVSYPRAAEVVKKTFYVDNVLFGGNNLEEVVNVQQELISLLKLGGFYLHKWAANNDQLLEHIAEKDLDKLVNIEGTSANEIIKTLGLMWDPNNDELIFLSQPDCATPNPTKRQVLSMIARLFDPLGLLSPVIVIAKMLMQQLWREKIGWDDKINEELTQQWKEFLAALPTDGQFRIPRQVFMNDAVKTEIHGFADASIDAPAQEKLPTESRALIYLIRNLNIVVHPEERHPMIYIGENSSRTLAPECGGL; via the exons ATGCAGCGAACGCCTACTAAAAGTGGCAATGGAACTGCCGGCGAAACCGGTGCGCAATCCGGTAGCGGCAATGGCGCCGACATGGATGACTACAACACGCTCGCTAATCTTCGAGGGTTAGCAAAAGGTAAAATCACCCGCTTAAAGAACATGCTGGAGAGAGCGGAGGCGGAACAGACAGAGCTAACACCACCGCAAGTAAAAGTGTACATTAGGAAAATTGACGCTGCTTACAAAGAATTTCACAACTACCATGAACGGATCGTGGCGGTGGTGGCGCATGATCGGAAAGAAGAACAAGATTGTAAGTATGTTGAATTCGAGACGCTATACGATAATGTGTCGATTTTTCTCGAGACATGGCTCGAGAATTTTGCCGCGCCTGACTCTTGTCCTGCTGCTGGTCAATCAGCAACTCATCAGCCGTTGATTGTACAACAATCGCTTCCTCGTGCCATTCCTACATTCGATGGCAAATACGAGCAGTGGGAAAAATTTAAGATCATGTTCCAAGACGTGGTGGACAAGTCAAATGAACCATCACGACTCAAGCTCTATCATTTGGAGAAAGCATTGATTGGGGATGCTGCCGGTTTGATTGATGCGAAAACAATTGCTGATGGCAATTATGATCGCGCTTGGGAAATATTAAGAGAGAGGTTCGAGGATAAGAGGCGTATGATTGATAGGCACATTGTTGGTCTGTTAAGCATAACAAAGATAGTCAAAGAGGATCATTGCGAACTGCGAAAACTTATTGATACATGTGTGGGTCAtgtcgaaaatttaaaatttctggGTCAGGAATTTTCAGGAGTGTCGCATCCTTATTGTCTTATTGTCGTACACATCCTTAGTAGCGCTCTAGACAAAGAGAGCAAACGCGCATGGGAATCTTCAATGGAACATGGGTCGCTTCCGCATTATAATAACACAATCTCGTTTCTCAAGAATCTCATTTCCATTCTCGAAAGATGTCAGGTTTCCACAATTAGCAATGAGAATCAGTTTAATCGTATATCACCTAAAAGAAATGAAATATCTAACAAGCAACCTAATTCGCGAATAAATGCTGCTATGTTTTCAACTAACTGCGAGTTTTGTGAAGGAGATCATTTCGCGTTCAAATGCCCAAGTTTTAATGCATTAAAGATTGATGAGCGGCTCAAGATGGTACGTGACAAGCGGGTTTGCTTTAATTGTTTGAGAAGAGGCCACCGTGGGTTGGATTGTCCATCATATAAATCTTGCTCGAAATGTAAGCGTAGACATCATAGCTTGCTTCATAGAGAAGGAGTTCGTCCATCGTTTAATATTGAGAAAAGAGATACACCACCAGAGAATCAAAAACAGCATTTTACTCCAAGCACACTGACAAATCCATATGAAGGCTCATCGAAGCAGGATATTACTGCCGCTTATTCCAACACGcgtggaaacacagctcagcaagTGTTGCTGCTAACAGCACAAGTATTCTTTTTGGATAAACATGGAAATCCGCATATATGTCGAGCACTTTTGGATAGTGGCTCACAAATCAATTTCGTTTCTGAATCGCTGCTCAATACACTTGGAGTACATGTGGAAGAGACGAATATATTAGTCACCGGAGATAGCAACATCAAATCCAAAGTTCAGCATAAGGCTTGCATTCAAGTACTATCAAGGTTTAACAACTTCAGAATAGAATTGGATTGTTTGGTATCGCGTAAAGTCACTGGAattctgccaacttacgagatTGATGTCGCTTTGTGGAACATTCCGTCAGAAATGCAATTGGCCGACCCTTCATTCTACCAACCTGGTCAGATAGATTTGCTGATCGGAATGGAGTGGTTCGATGATTTAATCAAAACTGGTCGAGTGAAACTCTTCGAAAACTCACCAACGTTAATTGACTCGCAATTCGGATGGCTTATTGGTGGAAGAGTTGATGGCGACTCTGTATCAGGCTCTATCTTCCATTCACATACCGCAATATCATCAGATGAGCAATTAAATcaacaaattcagcgtttctgGGAATTGGAAAACGTGGCCTCTGAGCAATGTGTGCCAACCGAGGCTGAAGAATGTGAAGCTAATTTTCAGTCAACATTCCGTCGCAATTCAGAAGGTCGTTATGTGGTTCAACTGCCGTTAAAAGAAACATGTAAGCAACTAGGAGATTCAAGACAGATGGCTATAAGAAGGTTTTACATGATGGAGTCTAAGCTATGCAAACAGCCAGAAATTAAACAACAATATGATGAATTCATTGAGGAATATGTACACTTGGGACATTGCAAGGAAATTAATGAGAAACAGGATAAAGATGGTATTCAAAAGTGGTATTTGCCCCACCATGCTGTGCTCAGACCATCAAGTTCTTCAACAAAATGTCGAGTGGTCTTCGATGCGTCAGCGAAGGTTGGCGGGAGATCTTTGAACGATGAGATGATGATTGGTCCTACTATTCAGCCAGATCTACTGACAATTATTTTGAGATTCCGCAAGCACCGATATGTTTTAAGTGCCGACATTGCAAAAATGTATCGGCAAGTCCTGGTTGATAGTTGTCACACTCCACTACAACGTATACTTTGGCGAAAGAATCCAATGGATCAGGTAAAAGTTTTGGAATTGCAGACTGTCACATATGGAATGGCAGCTGCTCCTTTTCTGGCAATAAGAGCTCTGAATCAGCTATCAAAAGATGAAGAAGTTTCATATCCACGAGCAGCTGAAGTagtgaaaaagactttttacgTAGATAATGTTCTTTTCGGGGGTAATAATCTTGAAGAAGTTGTGAACGTTCAGCAGGAACTGATATCACTTCTCAAACTGGGAGGATTTTATTTGCACAAATGGGCAGCTAACAACGATCAGCTTCTAGAACATATCGCAGAAAAAGATTTGGACAAATTGGTAAATATTGAAGGCACAAGCGCAAATGAAATAATCAAAACGTTAGGTTTAATGTGGGATCCTAACAATGATGAGCTTATCTTTTTATCGCAACCAGATTGTGCTACACCAAACCCTACGAAGCGTCAGGTTCTATCGATGATAGCAAGGCTTTTTGATCCCCTTGGACTGCTGTCACCAGTTATAGTTATTGCGAAAATGTTGATGCAGCAGCTCTGGAGAGAAAAAATAGGTTGGGATGACAAGATAAATGAAGAACTTACCCAACAGTGGAAAGAATTCCTAGCCGCATTGCCAACGGACGGGCAATTTCGCATCCCACGACAAGTTTTTATGAATGATGCAGTTAAGACTGAAATACATGGATTTGCCGATGCGTCAATAGACGC TCCGGCACAAGAGAAACTTCCAACCGAATCGAGAGCGTTGATTTATCTGATAAGGAACTTGAACATCGTCGTACACCCAGAAGAGCGGCACCCGATGATCTACATCGGGGAGAACTCTTCCAGGACACTAGCGCCCGAGTGCGGTGGTTTGTAA